From a region of the Tachysurus fulvidraco isolate hzauxx_2018 chromosome 5, HZAU_PFXX_2.0, whole genome shotgun sequence genome:
- the LOC113634527 gene encoding cytoplasmic phosphatidylinositol transfer protein 1 isoform X1: protein MLMKEYRICMPLTVEEYRIGQLYMISKHSNEQSERGEGVEVVQNEPFDDPTHGHGQFTEKRVYLNSKLPSWARAVVPRIFYVTEKAWNYYPYTITEYTCSFLPKFSIHIETKYEDNKGCNDHIFENELKDQEREVCFVDIAYDEIPERYYKESEDLRYFKSEKTSRGMLQEGWRDTQNPIMCSYKLVTVKFEVWGLQTRVEQFVHKVVRDVLLLGHRQAFAWVDEWIDMTMDEVREFERRIQEATNQKIGFFPPSISIGETPLSSLAPTGPASAPSTPLYTDAPEFLSVPKERPRKKSAPETLTLPEPGQSEPVPAPNHASLSPASNQTE from the exons taCAGGATTGGGCAGCTGTATATGATCAGTAAACACAGCAACGAGCAGAGTGAGCGAGGAGAGGGAGTGGAGGTGGTGCAGAATGAGCCCTTCGATGACCCCACGCATGGCCATGGCCAGTTCACAGAGAAACGTGTCTACCTCAACAG CAAACTTCCCAGTTGGGCGAGAGCAGTGGTGCCCAGAATCTTCTATGTGACGGAAAAGGCCTGGAACTATTATCCTTACACCATTACAG AATACACA tGTTCATTTTTGCCAAAGTTCTCCATCCACATAGAAACCAAGTATGAAGACAACAAAGGCTGCAATGACCAT atCTTTGAAAATGAGCTGAAGGACCAGGAGAGGGAAGTTTGTTTCGTAGATATCGCTTACGATGAGATTCCAGAGCGCTATTACAAGGAGTCAGAG GATCTGCGCTATTTTAAATCGGAGAAGACGTCTCGCGGCATGCTGCAGGAAGGCTGGCGGGACACTCAGAATCCCATCATGTGCTCCTACAAGCTCGTGACTGTAAAGTTTGAGGTGTGGGGCCTCCAGACACGTGTCGAACAGTTTGTACACAAG GTGGTGAGGGACGTGCTGCTGCTGGGCCATAGACAGGCCTTTGCTtgggtggatgaatggattg acatgACAATGGATGAGGTGAGAGAGTTTGAGCGAAGGATCCAGGAGGCCACCAACCAGAAGATCGGCTTTTTCCCTCCGTCCATTTCAATTGGTGAGACGCCGCTCTCGTCTCTGGCCCCCACCGGCCCGGCCAGTGCTCCATCCACTCCGCTTTACACAGACGCCCCCGAGTTCCTCTCCGTCCCTAAAGAGCGACCCCGCAAGAAATCCGCCCCTGAAACGCTCACTCTGCCTGAACCCGGACAGTCGGAGCCTGTTCCAGCCCCTAACCACGCTTCTCTCAGCCCTGCATCCAACCAGACGGAGTGA
- the LOC113634527 gene encoding cytoplasmic phosphatidylinositol transfer protein 1 isoform X2, with translation MLMKEYRICMPLTVEEYRIGQLYMISKHSNEQSERGEGVEVVQNEPFDDPTHGHGQFTEKRVYLNSKLPSWARAVVPRIFYVTEKAWNYYPYTITEYTCSFLPKFSIHIETKYEDNKGCNDHIFENELKDQEREVCFVDIAYDEIPERYYKESEDLRYFKSEKTSRGMLQEGWRDTQNPIMCSYKLVTVKFEVWGLQTRVEQFVHKVVRDVLLLGHRQAFAWVDEWIDMALDDVREYEKQMHEKTNIKVCHEQQEHSTNSSPSLDGLGILDKVST, from the exons taCAGGATTGGGCAGCTGTATATGATCAGTAAACACAGCAACGAGCAGAGTGAGCGAGGAGAGGGAGTGGAGGTGGTGCAGAATGAGCCCTTCGATGACCCCACGCATGGCCATGGCCAGTTCACAGAGAAACGTGTCTACCTCAACAG CAAACTTCCCAGTTGGGCGAGAGCAGTGGTGCCCAGAATCTTCTATGTGACGGAAAAGGCCTGGAACTATTATCCTTACACCATTACAG AATACACA tGTTCATTTTTGCCAAAGTTCTCCATCCACATAGAAACCAAGTATGAAGACAACAAAGGCTGCAATGACCAT atCTTTGAAAATGAGCTGAAGGACCAGGAGAGGGAAGTTTGTTTCGTAGATATCGCTTACGATGAGATTCCAGAGCGCTATTACAAGGAGTCAGAG GATCTGCGCTATTTTAAATCGGAGAAGACGTCTCGCGGCATGCTGCAGGAAGGCTGGCGGGACACTCAGAATCCCATCATGTGCTCCTACAAGCTCGTGACTGTAAAGTTTGAGGTGTGGGGCCTCCAGACACGTGTCGAACAGTTTGTACACAAG GTGGTGAGGGACGTGCTGCTGCTGGGCCATAGACAGGCCTTTGCTtgggtggatgaatggattg ATATGGCTTTGGACGACGTTCGGGAGTACGAGAAGCAAATGCATGAAAAAACCAACATTAAAGTTTGCCATGAGCAGCAAGAGCATTCCACCAATTCCTCTCCATCTCTGGATGGCTTAGGGATCCTAGACAAAGTCAGC acatgA